A portion of the Stigmatella aurantiaca DW4/3-1 genome contains these proteins:
- a CDS encoding DUF6310 domain-containing protein → MREASSEWPRLAERCVHTLEHKRVKFRDITGRCAVAATGAEVAAVGLCVFAAPEIVAGAVMVMGAVVVAAAIQEGIDAYERNASRERAKPKTQTRPSRQQEFVTKRESKPEGLGRDRLPPVTSEPSERPECTPVPVPHRGGNDPHDDCADKVPNNSFPGWDVLVNGKQFDALQLAMRTLWDVKTDDFEKQPLRSQRFFVRMKLPELRHEAKLARECGYDFIIGVRSAAHKAVLFDEDPPSKLSSWIGA, encoded by the coding sequence GTGCGCGAAGCCTCCAGCGAGTGGCCGCGCCTTGCGGAGAGGTGCGTTCACACGCTTGAGCACAAGAGGGTCAAGTTCCGCGATATCACCGGAAGGTGTGCTGTCGCCGCGACGGGGGCGGAAGTCGCCGCCGTGGGGCTCTGTGTCTTCGCAGCACCCGAAATTGTTGCTGGCGCGGTGATGGTGATGGGCGCGGTGGTGGTGGCAGCCGCGATCCAAGAGGGGATTGATGCTTATGAACGCAACGCCTCCCGTGAGCGTGCGAAGCCCAAGACTCAAACACGACCCTCCCGTCAGCAAGAATTCGTCACGAAGAGAGAGTCCAAGCCGGAAGGGTTGGGTCGGGACCGGCTCCCACCCGTCACATCCGAGCCCTCGGAACGCCCGGAGTGCACGCCCGTCCCGGTGCCGCATCGTGGCGGCAATGACCCGCACGACGACTGCGCCGATAAAGTTCCGAACAACAGCTTCCCTGGCTGGGACGTGCTCGTCAATGGCAAGCAATTCGACGCGCTGCAACTGGCCATGCGCACGCTGTGGGATGTCAAAACGGACGATTTTGAAAAGCAGCCGCTTCGCTCACAAAGGTTCTTTGTCAGAATGAAGCTGCCTGAACTGAGACACGAAGCTAAACTCGCCAGGGAATGTGGGTACGACTTCATCATTGGAGTGCGAAGCGCCGCGCACAAAGCTGTGCTGTTCGACGAGGACCCACCCTCAAAGTTGTCGTCATGGATTGGTGCTTGA
- a CDS encoding DUF5953 family protein, whose protein sequence is MTAAQRTLIIVVHAPALKGHDGRPTAVVRAMERALPGLRLDWTMSEKEDFIALPNRDEWVAANMTNGGFPFLCNDDDNHLVTVVGLENPNGLAAGSPPHFEVHADLPLDEAGIAAVVDVLEAVGDSARAVWGHATPSGYGGIVAQQFRHPSYEPHVPPQGLPSLKLPWDRSTPEIPHFLGWLNYWSAAAARAIGFPDPARDAELLTRAHRTESGGWSVQLTDTPLDLDNPAHLDALKRAYERFPAIGGRNSP, encoded by the coding sequence ATGACAGCCGCTCAAAGGACCCTCATCATTGTCGTCCACGCGCCTGCGCTCAAGGGTCATGACGGCCGCCCGACCGCAGTTGTCCGCGCAATGGAACGTGCGCTGCCTGGCTTGCGCCTGGACTGGACGATGTCGGAAAAGGAAGACTTCATCGCATTGCCTAACCGCGACGAGTGGGTCGCGGCCAACATGACAAACGGAGGGTTTCCGTTCCTCTGCAACGATGATGATAACCACCTCGTGACGGTTGTCGGCTTGGAAAACCCAAACGGCCTTGCCGCAGGGAGTCCGCCACATTTTGAAGTCCATGCAGACTTGCCACTCGACGAAGCCGGTATCGCAGCGGTGGTGGATGTACTGGAGGCAGTAGGCGACAGCGCCCGCGCGGTATGGGGGCATGCGACGCCAAGCGGCTATGGTGGGATCGTGGCGCAACAGTTCCGCCACCCCAGCTATGAGCCGCACGTTCCGCCCCAGGGGCTGCCGTCGCTCAAACTGCCATGGGACAGGTCTACGCCTGAGATTCCGCACTTTCTCGGGTGGCTCAACTATTGGTCAGCCGCCGCCGCACGAGCCATCGGGTTCCCGGATCCTGCTCGCGACGCCGAGTTGCTCACGCGGGCGCATCGAACGGAGTCGGGGGGGTGGAGCGTGCAGCTCACCGATACGCCGCTCGATCTCGACAACCCCGCCCACCTGGACGCGCTGAAGCGAGCCTACGAGCGCTTCCCGGCGATCGGCGGGCGCAACTCTCCGTGA
- a CDS encoding DUF2381 family protein: MLLWGTVARAEPTLGGRVVRMRSVTVTGNSAEPLPEVHVAGDIPTLLLFPSPILKKTLTVDESRIRVRDAGEFTIVLQAVTDLREGERHEIVVFFVDGRAPSRAAFVLVTDPTEVDTRIDVQRPEPPVAPCPNEAHQRAPLPEDFVLLGYLDRRGIVIVGIELFTNITSGLEATSSVAYRGTTWVLVEVEIRDLLGRSWTPTEAKLTGEGGEVLPIRLVTNMERSVASGNRARVLIASDNLPDDAGRVFGLEVRGTDDRNIVFPHIRLPAPR, from the coding sequence GTGCTCCTCTGGGGGACTGTGGCACGAGCCGAGCCGACGCTTGGGGGGCGTGTAGTGCGCATGCGCTCCGTCACCGTTACCGGTAACTCCGCAGAGCCACTGCCCGAGGTTCACGTCGCGGGGGATATTCCCACGCTGCTTCTCTTCCCATCTCCAATCCTGAAAAAGACCCTCACAGTCGACGAGTCGCGGATCCGAGTTCGAGACGCGGGCGAGTTCACAATCGTCCTTCAAGCCGTGACGGACCTTCGGGAGGGCGAGCGCCACGAAATAGTGGTCTTCTTCGTCGATGGAAGGGCACCGTCACGGGCTGCCTTCGTGCTCGTCACCGACCCCACCGAAGTAGACACCCGGATTGACGTACAGCGCCCCGAGCCGCCCGTCGCGCCTTGCCCGAATGAAGCTCATCAACGGGCGCCGCTCCCGGAGGATTTCGTTTTGCTTGGCTACTTGGACAGACGCGGAATTGTAATTGTTGGGATTGAACTCTTTACCAATATCACAAGCGGGCTTGAAGCAACGAGCAGCGTCGCATATCGCGGGACAACGTGGGTGCTGGTGGAGGTGGAAATACGCGACTTGTTAGGCCGATCTTGGACACCCACCGAAGCAAAGTTGACGGGCGAAGGGGGAGAAGTGCTGCCGATACGGCTTGTGACAAATATGGAGCGAAGCGTTGCTTCAGGGAACCGTGCAAGGGTGCTCATTGCCTCCGACAATCTGCCCGATGATGCAGGGCGTGTTTTTGGCCTAGAGGTGCGTGGTACGGACGACCGGAACATCGTTTTCCCGCACATCCGTCTTCCTGCCCCTCGGTAG
- a CDS encoding VOC family protein, translating into MTLGNFSVSLAVKDLTASRAFYEKLGFRAIGGDPAQNWLILQNETSTIGLFQGMFDKNILTFNPGWDRNANPLADFDDVREIQRTLQARGLTLTSAADESSTGPANLMLIDPDGNPILIDQHVPKPTR; encoded by the coding sequence ATGACCCTCGGTAACTTTTCCGTCAGCCTCGCCGTCAAGGACCTCACCGCCTCCCGCGCGTTCTACGAGAAGCTCGGCTTCCGTGCCATCGGCGGTGACCCCGCCCAGAACTGGCTCATCCTGCAGAACGAGACCAGCACCATCGGCCTCTTCCAAGGCATGTTCGACAAGAACATCCTGACTTTCAACCCAGGCTGGGACCGCAACGCCAATCCACTCGCCGACTTTGACGACGTCCGCGAGATCCAGCGGACCCTCCAGGCCCGCGGCCTCACCCTCACCTCCGCCGCCGACGAATCCTCCACCGGCCCCGCGAACCTCATGCTCATCGATCCCGATGGCAACCCCATCCTGATTGATCAGCACGTCCCGAAGCCGACGCGCTGA
- the sppA gene encoding signal peptide peptidase SppA, producing METFGLPPRPSANGMLSARFRETPMKDFLKTFFACLIALGIFVAGAFVVLLGFVALAGAAKPSVPSKAVLVMDLDMNLLDHTNKAGPSEILQSALQGEKTRVVALATAVAAVDKAAEDERIVGLFLIGNITPVGYGSGPAALRELRAAILRFKAKKPVLAYNVDWGKHDYYLASAASTLVVNPAGHLEVSGLVSEPVFFADAFQKYGIEVQVTRVGRYKSAVEPFILNRMSDPSREQMQKLLDDLWAEWKANVGVDRKQPPEAIQAVADEKGILEPEEALAAGLVDRVAAFDEILEELKTLAGTDDKEKTFRQISLDTYADLEVRSKEGKNRIAVVYAEGEIVNGEGRPSQTGGDRISRELRKLRLDEDVKAVVLRVNSPGGSASASDLIQREVIVTRKVKPVVISMGSYAASGGYWISTYGDRIFAQPTTITGSIGVFGMLPNVQKLANTHGITFDSVQTAKMANPATLARPKTEAELARIQHMVDRIYEQFLSKVAEGRKLPRERVHEIAQGRVWSGEEARKLGLVDEVGGLQDAVKFAAEQAGVGNDYWMDLPDAPKPLLQQLMESMDDKPKPKAHSAVAPLWSDMQRQLEALRSLDDPAGIYARMPLEVTVH from the coding sequence ATGGAGACGTTCGGCCTCCCTCCCCGCCCGTCCGCGAATGGCATGCTCAGCGCTCGATTCCGGGAGACGCCGATGAAGGACTTTCTCAAGACGTTCTTTGCCTGCCTGATCGCTCTGGGCATCTTCGTCGCCGGTGCCTTCGTCGTGCTGCTGGGCTTCGTCGCCCTCGCGGGCGCTGCCAAGCCCTCCGTGCCCTCCAAGGCCGTGCTGGTCATGGATCTGGACATGAACCTGCTCGACCACACCAACAAGGCTGGACCGAGCGAGATCCTCCAGAGCGCTCTCCAGGGAGAGAAGACCCGCGTCGTCGCCCTGGCCACCGCCGTGGCGGCCGTGGACAAGGCCGCCGAGGACGAGCGCATCGTGGGCCTCTTCCTCATCGGCAACATCACCCCCGTGGGCTACGGTTCGGGCCCTGCCGCTCTGCGGGAGCTGCGCGCCGCGATCCTGCGTTTCAAGGCCAAGAAGCCCGTGCTGGCCTACAACGTGGATTGGGGCAAGCATGACTACTACCTCGCCTCCGCGGCCTCGACGCTGGTGGTGAACCCCGCGGGCCACCTCGAGGTGAGTGGCCTCGTGTCGGAGCCGGTGTTCTTCGCCGACGCTTTCCAGAAGTACGGCATCGAGGTGCAGGTCACCCGGGTCGGCAGATACAAGTCCGCCGTCGAGCCCTTCATCCTCAACCGCATGAGCGATCCCAGCCGGGAGCAAATGCAGAAGCTGCTGGATGATCTGTGGGCCGAGTGGAAGGCCAATGTCGGCGTCGACCGGAAGCAGCCTCCCGAGGCCATCCAGGCCGTCGCGGACGAGAAGGGCATCCTGGAGCCCGAGGAGGCCCTTGCCGCAGGGCTCGTCGATCGCGTCGCGGCCTTTGACGAGATCCTCGAGGAGCTGAAGACCCTGGCAGGCACCGACGACAAGGAGAAGACCTTCCGCCAGATCTCATTGGACACCTACGCCGACCTCGAGGTCCGCTCGAAGGAAGGCAAGAACCGCATCGCCGTGGTGTACGCCGAGGGAGAGATCGTCAACGGCGAAGGACGCCCCAGCCAGACAGGCGGCGATCGCATCAGCCGCGAGCTGCGCAAGCTGCGCCTGGACGAGGACGTGAAGGCCGTGGTTCTGCGCGTCAACAGCCCTGGAGGCAGCGCCAGCGCTTCGGACCTCATCCAGCGGGAGGTCATCGTCACCCGGAAGGTGAAGCCGGTGGTCATCTCCATGGGCAGCTACGCCGCCTCGGGGGGCTACTGGATCAGCACCTATGGAGACCGGATCTTCGCCCAGCCCACCACGATTACAGGCTCCATCGGCGTCTTCGGCATGCTGCCCAACGTCCAGAAGCTGGCGAACACGCACGGCATCACCTTCGACAGCGTGCAGACCGCGAAGATGGCCAACCCCGCGACCTTGGCCCGGCCAAAGACCGAGGCGGAGCTGGCCCGCATCCAGCACATGGTGGATCGCATCTATGAGCAGTTTCTGAGCAAGGTGGCCGAGGGCCGAAAGCTGCCCCGGGAGAGAGTCCACGAGATCGCCCAAGGCCGCGTGTGGTCCGGTGAGGAGGCCCGCAAGTTGGGGCTCGTGGACGAGGTGGGCGGCCTGCAGGATGCAGTGAAGTTCGCGGCCGAGCAGGCAGGTGTGGGCAATGACTACTGGATGGACCTTCCCGACGCCCCCAAGCCCTTGCTCCAGCAGCTGATGGAGTCGATGGACGACAAGCCCAAGCCCAAGGCCCACTCCGCGGTAGCTCCCCTGTGGTCGGACATGCAGCGGCAGTTGGAGGCGCTGCGTTCGCTCGATGATCCGGCTGGAATCTACGCGCGCATGCCGCTCGAGGTGACCGTGCACTGA
- a CDS encoding DUF2721 domain-containing protein, with translation MELTLTTPGLLFPTVSLLLLAYTNRFLALAALSRSMHAQYKANPDPLLLPQIDNLRVRVRLIRDMQFLGVSSLFLCVVCMLLLFAGMSRAGEFVFVGCLLLLLASLALSIWEIQISIRALQIQLGDLKAEPLRAPNKSQD, from the coding sequence ATGGAACTGACGCTCACTACTCCTGGACTGCTCTTTCCGACCGTGTCGTTGTTGCTGCTCGCCTATACCAACCGGTTCCTGGCCCTCGCCGCGCTGAGCCGGAGCATGCATGCCCAGTACAAGGCCAATCCCGATCCCTTGCTGCTTCCCCAGATCGACAACCTGCGGGTCCGCGTCCGGCTGATCCGCGACATGCAGTTTCTGGGGGTCTCCAGTTTGTTTTTGTGCGTGGTGTGCATGCTGCTGCTCTTCGCGGGAATGAGCAGGGCAGGGGAGTTTGTGTTCGTGGGATGCTTGCTGTTGTTGCTGGCATCCCTGGCGCTGTCCATCTGGGAGATCCAGATCTCCATCCGGGCCCTTCAAATTCAATTGGGAGATCTGAAGGCCGAGCCGCTTAGAGCGCCTAACAAAAGTCAGGATTGA
- a CDS encoding zf-TFIIB domain-containing protein, translating to MSACPFCYGTLLPTFTHGLPREKCGRCAALWFEGEGLETVMGGPATNALLAKARGKHGECKDCDTPLTTEPQCPKCGRDAPSCPKCGIAPLAVTHVRGVEVDVCVHCHGMALDPGELEQLLERAGDEPFTAPEPTAPPQKKAKPRCASCQRTLQIEHAFTSGGKLYCGSCAPTEASPYDAELARISSSPMPTTDRNSPSKPTDPISRALGWLFSHVND from the coding sequence ATGAGTGCCTGCCCCTTCTGCTACGGGACGTTGCTGCCCACGTTCACCCATGGGCTTCCCCGGGAGAAATGTGGCCGGTGCGCCGCGCTCTGGTTCGAGGGCGAAGGGCTGGAGACGGTCATGGGCGGCCCCGCCACGAACGCGCTTCTGGCGAAAGCCCGGGGCAAGCATGGGGAGTGCAAGGATTGCGACACGCCCCTGACCACCGAGCCCCAGTGTCCGAAGTGTGGCCGGGACGCGCCCAGTTGCCCCAAGTGTGGCATCGCTCCGCTGGCGGTGACGCACGTCCGCGGGGTGGAAGTGGATGTCTGTGTCCACTGCCACGGCATGGCACTGGATCCCGGCGAGTTGGAGCAACTGCTGGAACGGGCGGGGGACGAGCCGTTCACCGCCCCTGAACCCACCGCCCCTCCCCAGAAGAAGGCCAAGCCACGGTGTGCTTCGTGCCAGCGGACGCTCCAGATCGAGCACGCCTTCACCTCCGGCGGGAAGCTCTATTGCGGAAGCTGCGCCCCCACGGAGGCCTCTCCGTACGACGCCGAGCTGGCGCGGATCAGTTCCAGCCCGATGCCCACAACTGATCGCAACAGTCCCTCCAAGCCGACGGATCCGATCTCCCGCGCATTGGGCTGGCTTTTCTCACACGTCAACGACTGA
- a CDS encoding chemotaxis protein CheB, whose protein sequence is MSKPIQVLLTDDSPTMLQVLTRLLSAQPDVSVVGTARDGEEAVALSRSLKPDVITLDVQMPGMDGLGATERIMSESPCRILMVSGAPDTDLSFRALQAGALEVIAKPQGAPEDVARFGVRLLSAIRLLAEVPLVTQRHEGRSTAPALPPGSRVAGFGLTASIGGPTALASLLWLLPRSLPFPLFIAQHITPGFTVGLHRWLSSLSPLPVEIARATEQPRAGTVYLPPDGHHLRVGPQGELVVERASGSTFPSGDLLLASMARAYGVHAAGAVLSGMGEEGAVGLMAIRRAGGLTFAQEPETCLVAGMPEAALRNKATEQVVSPETLATVLRALEGVQLVPSTPGM, encoded by the coding sequence ATGAGTAAGCCCATTCAAGTCCTCCTCACCGATGATTCGCCCACGATGCTCCAGGTGCTCACGCGGCTGCTGTCCGCGCAGCCGGACGTGAGCGTGGTGGGCACCGCCCGAGACGGAGAGGAGGCCGTGGCGCTCTCGCGCTCCCTGAAGCCGGACGTCATCACCCTGGATGTTCAGATGCCGGGCATGGACGGGCTGGGCGCCACCGAGCGCATCATGTCCGAGTCCCCCTGCCGCATCCTCATGGTGTCCGGCGCGCCGGACACGGACCTGTCCTTCCGGGCCCTTCAGGCGGGCGCCCTGGAGGTCATCGCCAAGCCGCAAGGCGCCCCGGAGGACGTGGCGCGCTTCGGTGTCCGGCTGCTGTCGGCCATCCGGCTGCTGGCCGAGGTGCCGCTGGTGACCCAGCGCCACGAGGGCCGATCCACGGCGCCGGCGCTGCCGCCGGGCTCGCGCGTGGCGGGCTTCGGCCTGACGGCGTCCATCGGTGGGCCCACGGCGCTGGCCTCGCTGCTGTGGCTGCTGCCGCGCAGCCTGCCCTTCCCGCTCTTCATCGCCCAGCACATCACCCCGGGCTTCACCGTGGGCTTGCACCGGTGGCTCTCCTCGCTGTCGCCGCTGCCGGTGGAGATTGCCCGCGCCACGGAGCAGCCCCGGGCCGGCACCGTGTACCTGCCGCCGGATGGGCACCACCTGCGCGTGGGGCCCCAGGGCGAGCTCGTCGTGGAGCGCGCTTCGGGCAGCACGTTCCCCTCGGGAGATTTGCTGCTGGCCTCGATGGCGCGCGCCTATGGCGTGCACGCGGCGGGTGCGGTGCTCAGCGGCATGGGCGAAGAGGGCGCGGTGGGGCTGATGGCCATCCGCCGCGCGGGCGGTCTGACGTTCGCCCAGGAGCCGGAGACGTGTCTGGTCGCGGGGATGCCGGAGGCGGCGCTCCGGAACAAGGCCACCGAGCAGGTGGTGTCTCCCGAGACGCTGGCCACGGTGCTGCGCGCCCTGGAGGGCGTGCAGCTCGTGCCGAGCACTCCTGGCATGTGA
- a CDS encoding ATP-binding protein: MDIPTQNALFASLVGLALGLAMLLRSGRSRAMTLYSLFAFTVAGYYLASFVYTVVSPTESPWVSRIAVGASLLLLSMVPGSAVGFFLEFLSVGKSTHLAGRRLSLLSAVLGLAVAVTPLAERSWARLTLSVWVLGALLISVSLLFLRVRNQQSRIERLRLTYLAIGAGVSILLSLLDLVSGHYDIPLPSLGAVFTTLYLVFLYQTLRRLRLMDLNELLGKLASQAVLAVLLAAVFTVLTSWVKENILQLLFNTVVATFVIIILLEPLGAKVDTQMVRILFRERFELLEALGALQARMATVIDIGEVTRMALDAIHETGRVTHVSIYLMAEDRPGYRLLDSRGPPPEGFLDTAAARGLLLMVASGQKAVLLENLDSRMKTLRAQLTEGKRFRDEVKRLGDTRSALVKMQAGITVPLLGNDRVIGFLNLWDERVPEAYASDEIALILKVAERLATVLENSKLYEKIRERDRLAALGEMAAGLAHEIRNPLGAIKGAAQCLDPRRLPGEDGEFLGVIVEEVNRLNGVVTAFLDYARPLKQNFGPTDLNEVVTRTMRLIQNDVPKEMNLAVELDLTVPKVDGDAEQLKQVLINLVQNAVQAIGPSAGRITVRTLKPDRFGDFRSNVAESVEVHVFDTGPGIPAEQQQHIFVPFFTTKEKGTGLGLAICQRIVKNHGGSISVQSKPGEGCIFIVRFPALPSEQPPAEVVPAPEWTPMPLPRSAKDVPRETLRESPLPQAPESRSKREKKSKSL; this comes from the coding sequence ATGGATATCCCCACCCAGAACGCCCTGTTCGCCTCCCTCGTCGGCCTGGCGCTGGGGCTGGCCATGCTGCTCAGGTCCGGCCGCTCCCGGGCGATGACGCTGTATTCCCTCTTCGCCTTCACCGTGGCGGGGTATTACCTCGCCTCCTTCGTCTACACCGTCGTTTCCCCCACCGAGTCTCCCTGGGTTTCCCGCATTGCCGTGGGCGCCTCGCTCTTGCTGCTGTCGATGGTGCCCGGCTCGGCCGTGGGCTTCTTCCTGGAATTCCTGAGTGTGGGCAAAAGCACCCACCTGGCTGGCCGCCGGCTCTCCTTGCTGTCAGCGGTCCTGGGGCTGGCGGTCGCGGTGACGCCGCTGGCGGAGCGCTCCTGGGCCCGGCTCACCCTGAGCGTGTGGGTGCTGGGGGCCCTGCTCATCTCGGTGAGCCTGCTGTTTCTCCGGGTCCGCAACCAGCAGTCGCGCATCGAGCGGCTGCGGCTGACGTACCTGGCCATCGGCGCCGGGGTCTCCATCCTCCTGTCGTTGCTGGACCTGGTGAGCGGCCACTACGACATCCCCCTGCCCTCGCTGGGGGCAGTGTTCACCACGCTCTACCTGGTCTTCCTGTACCAGACACTGCGGCGGCTGCGGCTGATGGACCTGAACGAGCTTCTGGGGAAGCTGGCCTCCCAGGCGGTGCTGGCCGTGCTGCTCGCGGCCGTCTTCACGGTGCTCACCTCGTGGGTCAAGGAGAACATCCTCCAGTTGCTGTTCAACACGGTGGTGGCGACCTTCGTCATCATCATCCTGCTGGAGCCGCTGGGGGCCAAGGTCGACACACAGATGGTGCGAATCCTCTTCCGCGAGCGCTTCGAGCTGCTCGAAGCGCTGGGAGCCCTCCAGGCGCGGATGGCCACCGTCATCGACATCGGCGAGGTGACGCGGATGGCGCTGGACGCCATCCACGAGACGGGCCGCGTCACGCACGTCTCCATCTACCTGATGGCCGAAGACCGGCCAGGCTACCGGTTGCTGGACTCCCGGGGCCCCCCGCCGGAGGGGTTCCTGGACACCGCCGCGGCGCGCGGCCTGCTGCTGATGGTCGCCTCCGGCCAGAAGGCGGTGCTGCTGGAGAACCTGGACAGCCGGATGAAGACGCTCCGCGCCCAGCTCACCGAGGGCAAGCGCTTCCGCGATGAAGTCAAACGGCTGGGCGACACCCGGTCGGCGCTGGTGAAGATGCAGGCGGGCATCACCGTGCCGCTGCTGGGCAATGACCGGGTCATCGGCTTTTTGAACCTCTGGGACGAGCGCGTGCCGGAAGCCTACGCCTCCGACGAGATCGCCCTCATCCTGAAGGTGGCCGAGCGCCTGGCCACCGTGCTGGAGAACTCGAAGCTGTACGAGAAGATCCGCGAGCGCGACCGTCTGGCCGCCCTGGGCGAGATGGCGGCGGGCCTGGCCCATGAAATCCGCAACCCGCTGGGCGCCATCAAGGGCGCGGCGCAGTGCCTGGATCCCCGGCGGCTCCCGGGCGAGGATGGGGAGTTCCTGGGCGTCATCGTCGAGGAGGTCAACCGGCTCAACGGCGTCGTCACCGCCTTCCTCGACTACGCCCGCCCGCTCAAGCAGAACTTCGGGCCCACGGATCTGAACGAAGTGGTGACGCGCACCATGCGTCTCATCCAGAACGACGTGCCCAAGGAGATGAACCTCGCGGTGGAGTTGGATCTCACGGTGCCCAAGGTGGACGGGGACGCGGAGCAGCTCAAGCAGGTGCTCATCAACCTGGTGCAGAACGCGGTGCAGGCCATCGGCCCCTCGGCGGGGCGCATCACCGTGCGCACGCTGAAGCCGGACCGCTTCGGCGACTTCCGCAGCAACGTGGCCGAATCCGTCGAGGTGCACGTCTTCGACACCGGGCCGGGCATCCCCGCCGAACAGCAGCAACACATCTTCGTTCCCTTTTTCACCACCAAGGAGAAGGGCACCGGCCTGGGGCTGGCCATCTGCCAGCGCATTGTCAAGAATCACGGCGGGAGCATCTCGGTGCAGAGCAAACCCGGCGAGGGGTGCATCTTCATCGTCCGGTTTCCGGCCCTTCCCTCCGAGCAGCCTCCCGCCGAGGTGGTTCCTGCTCCGGAGTGGACACCCATGCCCTTGCCGCGTTCCGCCAAGGACGTGCCCCGGGAGACACTCCGGGAAAGCCCCCTTCCCCAGGCCCCCGAGAGCCGGTCAAAGCGGGAAAAGAAGAGCAAGTCCCTGTAA